A genomic region of Klebsiella sp. RIT-PI-d contains the following coding sequences:
- a CDS encoding HpcH/HpaI aldolase family protein, translating into MRKNRLKTAFRENTPIINGWLAIPSGYSAEIIGHQGYDAVTVDLQHGMIDFASALTMLQALSATPAVPLVRVADNNPAQIMRVLDAGAYGAICPMISSAEQARCFVAACRYPPLGVRSFGPARGLLYGGSDYPQHANNEILTLAMIETREGLANLDAILDTDGLDGVFIGPNDLSLTLTGSASAESQHPAMLAAVNKVIECCHKHQKMAGIFCTSGAAAAERIVQGFHFVTPANDVMQLGRASREAIALARGNVIPATGASGY; encoded by the coding sequence GTGCGCAAAAACAGACTAAAGACCGCGTTTCGGGAAAACACGCCCATCATTAACGGCTGGCTGGCAATCCCCTCCGGCTACAGCGCGGAGATTATCGGCCATCAGGGCTACGACGCCGTGACCGTCGATCTCCAGCACGGCATGATTGATTTCGCCAGCGCGCTAACGATGCTTCAGGCGCTGTCGGCCACGCCTGCCGTCCCGCTCGTCCGGGTGGCCGATAACAACCCGGCGCAAATCATGCGCGTCCTGGACGCCGGGGCGTACGGTGCGATCTGCCCGATGATCTCCAGCGCCGAGCAGGCTCGCTGCTTTGTCGCCGCCTGCCGCTATCCACCGCTGGGCGTTCGTTCTTTTGGCCCGGCACGCGGGCTGCTCTACGGCGGCAGCGACTATCCGCAGCACGCCAACAACGAAATTCTGACGCTGGCGATGATCGAAACCCGCGAAGGACTGGCAAACCTCGACGCTATTCTCGATACCGACGGGCTGGACGGCGTGTTTATTGGTCCCAACGATCTCTCGCTAACGCTGACGGGCAGCGCCAGCGCGGAATCCCAGCACCCGGCGATGCTTGCAGCCGTTAATAAGGTGATTGAATGCTGTCACAAGCACCAAAAGATGGCCGGGATTTTCTGCACCTCCGGGGCGGCGGCCGCAGAGCGTATTGTCCAGGGGTTCCATTTTGTCACGCCGGCAAACGATGTGATGCAACTGGGCCGCGCCTCGCGTGAAGCCATTGCCCTCGCGCGCGGCAACGTCATCCCCGCGACCGGCGCATCCGGTTATTAA
- a CDS encoding alpha/beta fold hydrolase, giving the protein MEQALLDNTDLPLVLLGGTLCNARLWQPTIARLNVTATLCVTLTGAGSAQQASQRLLNVLPPCFLLAGFSLGAIVALQMAADAPDRIGGLALLSANPLVDPPKNAVPRQEAVRTAQAQGITDWLMSTLWPRYVAPERLNDRALQAVICRMAQECGIATFAEHTEIAINRQDNRAALAALACPIAILNGAQDVICTPHHHHLLAASAGNAAWHTVEASGHFIPLEAPDDVAPPLRQWITECMQCAKTD; this is encoded by the coding sequence ATGGAACAGGCTTTGTTGGATAACACCGACCTGCCTCTGGTGCTGCTCGGCGGTACACTGTGTAACGCCCGGCTCTGGCAGCCCACGATTGCGCGGCTAAACGTTACGGCAACATTGTGTGTCACGCTAACGGGAGCGGGATCCGCGCAGCAGGCGTCGCAGAGGCTGCTGAACGTGCTGCCACCATGCTTTTTACTGGCCGGTTTTTCACTCGGCGCCATCGTCGCGCTGCAAATGGCCGCCGACGCGCCGGACAGGATCGGCGGCCTCGCGCTGCTCTCCGCCAATCCCCTTGTCGATCCACCGAAAAACGCCGTACCGCGCCAGGAAGCGGTGCGTACCGCTCAGGCGCAGGGCATTACCGACTGGCTGATGTCGACCCTGTGGCCGCGCTACGTAGCGCCAGAACGCCTGAACGATCGCGCCCTGCAGGCGGTCATCTGCCGGATGGCGCAGGAGTGCGGTATCGCGACCTTCGCAGAGCATACGGAAATCGCCATCAACCGGCAGGACAACCGCGCGGCCCTCGCCGCCCTGGCCTGCCCGATAGCCATTCTCAACGGCGCGCAGGACGTTATCTGCACGCCCCATCATCACCACTTACTGGCCGCCAGCGCCGGGAATGCGGCATGGCATACGGTGGAGGCCAGCGGGCATTTTATTCCGCTGGAAGCGCCGGATGACGTCGCCCCACCGCTGCGCCAGTGGATTACGGAGTGCATGCAGTGCGCAAAAACAGACTAA
- a CDS encoding SDR family NAD(P)-dependent oxidoreductase, with product MTLVQTPSFSLHGKRALVTGGSRGIGFAAAVALAQAGAAVWIAARDGEALAHAANLAAEHQLSLHPVTLDITDADQTERILSTLPDIDILVNSAGLARHQPFLEVKEGDFDAVMALNLRATFFVSQRVARRMKAGGIAGSIIHISSQMGHVGGPARSVYCASKFALEGLTRTMALELGDAGIRVNTLCPTFIETDLSRSALEDPAFRRYVLDNIKLRRLGRLEDIMGPVVFLASGAAGMITGSALMVDGGWTAT from the coding sequence ATGACGCTTGTGCAAACGCCTTCTTTCTCTTTACACGGCAAGCGCGCGCTGGTCACCGGCGGGTCCAGAGGAATTGGCTTCGCCGCTGCAGTTGCCCTCGCCCAAGCGGGCGCAGCGGTATGGATAGCTGCCCGGGATGGTGAGGCGCTGGCGCATGCCGCTAACCTGGCCGCGGAGCACCAGTTGTCACTCCACCCAGTAACGCTGGATATTACCGACGCCGACCAGACGGAACGCATCCTGTCGACCCTGCCGGATATCGACATTCTGGTGAACAGCGCCGGGCTGGCACGCCACCAGCCGTTTCTGGAGGTAAAGGAGGGAGATTTCGATGCGGTGATGGCGCTTAATCTGCGCGCCACCTTTTTTGTCAGCCAGCGCGTGGCGCGGCGCATGAAGGCGGGCGGTATTGCGGGGTCGATTATTCACATTTCATCGCAGATGGGGCACGTAGGCGGCCCCGCACGGAGCGTGTACTGCGCCTCCAAGTTTGCGCTGGAGGGGTTAACCCGAACGATGGCGCTTGAGCTGGGCGACGCCGGTATCAGGGTCAATACGCTTTGCCCAACCTTCATCGAAACCGATCTGTCGCGATCGGCGCTTGAAGACCCCGCGTTTCGCCGCTACGTGCTGGATAACATCAAGCTACGCCGCCTGGGCAGGCTCGAGGACATTATGGGGCCGGTGGTGTTCCTTGCCTCCGGGGCCGCCGGGATGATCACCGGCAGCGCGCTGATGGTAGACGGCGGCTGGACGGCAACGTGA
- the hisD gene encoding histidinol dehydrogenase: MTWKLKSGKSTEERQQANQQIRETVEYILADIEKRGNKAIRELSIKFDRYDRQDYRLTPAEIDRCIKRLSRQDIQDIEFAQQQVANFARAQKECLRDLEIETRPGVILGHKNIPINAVGCYVPGGKYPLLASAHMSIITASVAGCSRIISCAPPFNGEPAPTIVAAQKMAGATEIYALGGIQAIGAMALGTDSLAPVDMLVGPGNSFVAEAKRQLFGRVGIDLFAGPTETLVIADDTVDAEICATDLLGQAEHGVTTPAILLTNSLTLAQETLREIERLLEKLPTADIARQSWQDYGEIIVCDSYEEMLLEADRIASEHVQVMTDRDDWFLANLTNYGALFLGPRTNVAYGDKVIGTNHTLPTQKAARYTGGLWVGKFMKTCTFQKVLSDEATAEIGSYCSRLSLLEGFAGHAEQANIRVRRYGQTDVPYATPAPVREKV; the protein is encoded by the coding sequence GTGACCTGGAAATTAAAAAGCGGAAAATCCACCGAAGAGCGCCAGCAGGCCAACCAGCAAATAAGAGAAACGGTTGAGTATATACTCGCCGATATTGAAAAGCGTGGGAATAAAGCCATTCGCGAATTATCGATAAAGTTCGATCGCTATGACCGCCAGGATTATCGACTAACGCCTGCGGAAATCGATCGCTGTATTAAACGGCTAAGCCGCCAGGATATTCAGGATATTGAATTTGCCCAGCAGCAGGTGGCGAATTTTGCCCGTGCACAGAAAGAATGTCTGCGGGACCTGGAAATTGAAACGCGCCCGGGCGTGATCCTCGGCCATAAAAATATCCCGATTAACGCCGTAGGGTGTTATGTGCCGGGCGGGAAGTATCCGTTGCTGGCGTCAGCGCATATGTCGATCATCACGGCCAGCGTGGCGGGCTGTTCCCGCATAATCAGCTGTGCGCCACCGTTTAACGGTGAACCCGCACCGACAATTGTCGCGGCGCAAAAAATGGCGGGGGCAACGGAAATCTATGCCCTGGGCGGCATTCAGGCGATTGGGGCGATGGCGTTAGGCACAGACTCCCTTGCGCCAGTGGATATGCTGGTAGGGCCGGGAAATTCCTTCGTTGCGGAAGCAAAACGCCAACTGTTTGGTCGGGTGGGTATCGACCTGTTTGCCGGGCCGACGGAAACGCTCGTGATCGCGGATGACACCGTTGATGCGGAAATATGCGCTACGGACCTGCTGGGCCAGGCCGAACACGGTGTGACCACACCCGCGATCCTGCTGACCAATTCGCTGACGCTGGCCCAAGAGACGCTGCGCGAAATCGAGCGCCTGCTGGAAAAGCTGCCTACCGCCGACATCGCCCGCCAGTCGTGGCAGGACTACGGCGAAATCATCGTGTGCGACAGCTACGAAGAGATGCTGCTGGAGGCGGATCGCATTGCGTCCGAGCACGTGCAGGTGATGACCGACCGGGACGACTGGTTCCTGGCAAACCTGACCAACTACGGTGCGCTGTTCCTTGGCCCGCGTACCAACGTTGCCTATGGCGATAAGGTCATAGGAACCAACCACACGCTGCCTACGCAAAAAGCCGCGCGCTACACCGGCGGCCTGTGGGTCGGCAAATTTATGAAAACCTGCACCTTTCAGAAGGTGCTCAGCGACGAAGCCACCGCTGAAATCGGCAGCTATTGCTCGCGCCTGTCGCTGCTGGAAGGGTTTGCCGGACACGCCGAACAGGCCAATATTCGCGTTCGTCGTTACGGCCAGACAGATGTTCCTTACGCCACGCCGGCTCCGGTCAGGGAAAAGGTGTAA
- a CDS encoding MFS transporter has protein sequence MFRALLRRREARLFFIISILFFICIHSIDAFLAPMMINQGIEPQIMGIIMGASGLATLLIRFPLGIISDVVKSRRIFIQIGLLLPIIAWPIAWLEPNAITLYMAKAADGVTAASWVLYNILFMRYFDRSEAPAAVALLALAGPIGVFLGNCIGAVLIHYFANNISFFVSCISALVALILTTRIQDVHDPVQAPTLKACITGARQQLADRSVWLIGILATIVILVPFATRDTLTPVYAEQLGARAGILALLGNIHLLFYGVAIALCSSVFYQRLGLVKTAVLGIVLQVISTFGIPFTSNIYVIYLWQALAGFSFGMAFAAFMSLSVVNTTSDEQSTRMGLFQTIYSCGMFVGPVMMGVMMQHINLSSGYLLIAVLSIIAAIATPLSTRWVYTRKAQISSRELKNGAYAAAPDQ, from the coding sequence ATGTTTCGAGCACTGTTACGCCGTCGGGAAGCCCGGCTCTTTTTCATCATTAGCATCCTGTTCTTTATCTGCATTCACAGCATTGATGCCTTTCTGGCTCCGATGATGATCAACCAGGGCATCGAGCCCCAGATCATGGGTATCATCATGGGCGCATCCGGGCTGGCTACCCTTCTCATTCGCTTCCCGCTAGGCATCATTTCCGATGTCGTGAAGAGCCGCAGGATCTTTATCCAGATTGGTCTGCTGCTGCCGATTATCGCCTGGCCGATTGCCTGGCTCGAGCCAAACGCCATCACGCTGTATATGGCAAAAGCGGCCGACGGCGTTACGGCGGCATCCTGGGTGCTGTACAACATCCTGTTCATGCGCTATTTCGATCGCAGCGAAGCCCCTGCCGCCGTCGCGCTACTGGCGCTGGCTGGCCCCATAGGCGTATTTCTCGGCAACTGCATTGGCGCGGTGCTGATTCACTATTTCGCCAACAACATCTCCTTCTTCGTCTCCTGCATCTCTGCGCTGGTTGCATTGATACTGACGACCCGGATTCAGGACGTTCACGACCCGGTGCAGGCACCTACGCTTAAGGCCTGCATCACCGGCGCGCGCCAGCAGCTTGCCGACCGCTCCGTCTGGCTGATCGGCATCCTGGCGACCATCGTGATCCTGGTGCCCTTCGCCACCCGCGATACGCTAACGCCGGTCTACGCCGAGCAGCTTGGCGCCCGGGCGGGCATCCTCGCCCTGCTCGGTAACATTCATCTTCTGTTTTACGGGGTGGCCATCGCCCTGTGCAGCTCGGTGTTTTATCAGCGCCTCGGTTTGGTTAAAACCGCCGTGCTCGGCATCGTCCTTCAGGTGATTTCCACCTTCGGCATCCCATTCACCAGCAATATCTACGTCATTTATCTGTGGCAAGCGCTGGCTGGATTCTCGTTCGGCATGGCCTTTGCCGCGTTTATGTCGCTCAGCGTGGTAAATACCACCTCCGATGAACAATCCACGCGGATGGGATTATTCCAGACCATTTATTCCTGCGGCATGTTTGTTGGGCCGGTAATGATGGGCGTCATGATGCAACATATTAACCTGTCGTCCGGTTATTTATTAATTGCCGTTCTGTCCATTATTGCCGCCATTGCCACGCCGCTGTCCACCCGGTGGGTATATACCCGCAAGGCGCAAATATCTTCCCGCGAATTAAAAAACGGGGCTTACGCCGCCGCGCCGGATCAATAG